The following are encoded in a window of Planctomycetaceae bacterium genomic DNA:
- a CDS encoding sigma-70 family RNA polymerase sigma factor, which yields MDSQHRLSNIETNWTELGFVHQNNDRSSCVEELRRAFLLRYAGSVYNYLLKCVRDAHAADDLAQEFAIRFLRGQYINAAPDRGRFRDYLKKSLTNLANDFFRRKSSEQKMLGKVARDQQTTADQPEADFDEIWRQELLAQTWNSLRDYSSASNNAYYEILRLRAELPDESMAVLSTKLTVQIDGKVPTEDWVRQTLLRARKKYGELLRCEVARTLSNADSRQIDEELAALGLLIYCSN from the coding sequence GTGGATTCACAGCATCGCCTCAGCAACATCGAAACGAACTGGACCGAACTGGGTTTCGTCCACCAGAACAATGACCGCTCATCCTGCGTTGAGGAATTGAGACGAGCTTTCCTGCTTCGCTATGCAGGTTCTGTCTACAACTATCTGTTGAAATGTGTTCGTGATGCACACGCCGCTGATGATCTGGCCCAGGAATTTGCCATTCGGTTTCTTCGCGGCCAGTACATCAACGCGGCACCCGATCGCGGTCGCTTCAGGGATTATCTGAAGAAGTCCCTCACCAATCTGGCGAACGATTTCTTTCGCAGAAAGTCCTCCGAACAAAAAATGCTGGGCAAAGTCGCCAGAGATCAGCAGACGACAGCTGACCAGCCCGAAGCAGATTTCGACGAGATCTGGCGTCAGGAATTGCTTGCCCAGACCTGGAATTCACTCCGAGACTATTCGTCCGCATCCAATAATGCCTATTACGAAATCCTGCGTTTGCGGGCAGAACTGCCTGACGAGAGCATGGCAGTTCTGTCCACAAAACTGACTGTTCAAATTGATGGGAAGGTTCCCACAGAAGATTGGGTCCGTCAGACGTTGCTGAGAGCACGTAAGAAATACGGCGAACTCCTGCGATGCGAAGTTGCAAGAACTCTCTCTAACGCAGATTCACGTCAGATCGATGAGGAACTGGCAGCGCTGGGGTTACTCATCTACTGCAGCAATTAA
- a CDS encoding protein kinase, whose protein sequence is MVKSEGVSMQGKEPWKGQVSDGVLIPPLPVQVPSADSGIERLRTSIEVLHPGHPFPGELVGNYRLLNRIGSGGMGSVYEAVHTETGEPAAVKVLSPEFSRHPDALRRFRKECRLLAEVASPHVTRLFDIIDDADWQALVMQLVDGESLRQVLSREGAFSEAAAADVAAQVAQALADLSHLSILHRDIKPENILLKRSEKTPSGFHVMLTDFGLARHAVQSESLAMTAAHAVLGTPKYMSPEQFSDRDVDPRSDVYSLGITLFEMLTGRTPFVTNDLLEIAEMHRHSVPPRPETIRPSLSDGICEITWRCLQKRPDMRYASAGELLNDLRRFQSGEPISRIEHPLLPSRLESRQQTFRYEWRLKSSVGELWPYVSNTERLNRALGLPPVEYTTTRAGSGDTITMAEVVIAGIRMRWREYRFEWIRNQQLGVLREFQSGPLKWFTSVVELVKAADGSTTLVHSFRVAANGRFGQLFAKLKFGLEVRRSLTRVYQRIDGVLSSSESGVHQSDPFEDANAMSRQELAALQLVTERLLNRPELNRQAVISVTEFVRTAPSQDLASIRPLQLASRLNLPAELLLAVGICGISEGLFELVWNVICPSCRLASQHYDTMKLLKEHDYCEACDFEFRTDFSSNVELTLRAHPRVRKADLRKYCIGSPGHSPHVVAQMRVAPTESLRLGLALKTGTYLLRSPQLSQRLSFRVEPEADGAGSRDSGAQQSQFNSQNATEIAVPFSHMRHQSLDIRICVPEDWNHDLLRFRPGNQLVTITNDSETEVLIRIEDTSHSEEVLSLAAAVSMPLFRELLPTESPTPQQLASFTHAVLVQTRVSTRSGIEAPREQWMLMQEHLNLLHGLCRECAGNWVKIKGQGALMSFFSEADANRFVNRLAETHPFVAPVVDESIETNGITEDSWNVTAAVVSGPVQVIVIDGRIDYLGPLLEELELSVEEQGQAGQIRK, encoded by the coding sequence ATGGTTAAGTCAGAGGGAGTTTCGATGCAGGGGAAAGAACCATGGAAGGGTCAAGTCTCTGACGGCGTTCTCATTCCGCCTCTCCCGGTGCAGGTTCCAAGCGCGGACTCTGGCATCGAACGTCTCCGAACGTCAATTGAAGTTCTGCACCCTGGCCATCCGTTTCCAGGTGAGCTGGTCGGAAACTATCGCCTCCTGAATCGCATTGGTTCGGGCGGAATGGGCAGCGTGTACGAAGCCGTACACACCGAAACTGGTGAGCCCGCAGCGGTCAAGGTGCTGTCCCCGGAATTCTCGAGACATCCCGACGCACTGCGTCGCTTCCGCAAGGAATGCCGGTTGCTTGCAGAAGTTGCCAGCCCCCACGTGACCAGGCTGTTCGACATCATTGACGATGCAGACTGGCAGGCGTTGGTGATGCAGTTGGTCGACGGGGAATCTCTGCGTCAGGTGCTAAGTCGCGAGGGGGCGTTTTCCGAAGCTGCTGCTGCAGACGTCGCCGCTCAGGTGGCGCAGGCACTTGCCGATTTGTCCCATCTGTCGATTCTGCACCGTGACATCAAGCCGGAAAACATCCTGTTGAAACGATCGGAGAAGACACCATCCGGTTTCCACGTGATGCTGACGGACTTCGGGCTTGCTCGACATGCCGTACAGTCAGAATCCCTTGCAATGACGGCCGCCCATGCAGTGCTTGGAACGCCGAAGTATATGTCGCCCGAGCAGTTTTCTGACCGGGACGTCGATCCACGGTCGGATGTCTACTCGCTGGGCATCACCCTTTTCGAAATGTTGACAGGCCGAACTCCGTTCGTCACAAACGATCTGCTGGAAATCGCGGAGATGCACCGGCACTCCGTGCCCCCACGCCCGGAAACCATTCGTCCGTCTTTGAGTGACGGCATCTGCGAAATCACCTGGCGATGTCTGCAAAAACGGCCGGACATGCGTTACGCATCGGCAGGAGAACTTCTCAACGATCTGCGGCGATTCCAGTCCGGTGAGCCAATCAGCCGCATTGAACACCCGTTACTTCCGTCCAGGCTTGAGTCGCGTCAGCAGACTTTTCGCTACGAATGGAGGCTCAAATCAAGTGTCGGCGAACTTTGGCCTTATGTTTCCAACACTGAGCGATTGAATCGTGCTCTGGGACTTCCGCCCGTTGAGTACACAACCACGCGTGCTGGTTCCGGCGATACCATCACAATGGCTGAAGTGGTGATCGCAGGTATCCGTATGCGTTGGCGAGAGTATCGCTTCGAATGGATTCGTAACCAGCAGTTGGGCGTGCTCAGAGAGTTCCAGTCAGGTCCACTCAAGTGGTTTACAAGTGTTGTTGAGCTGGTGAAAGCTGCCGATGGTTCAACAACTCTCGTTCATTCATTTCGTGTTGCAGCCAACGGTCGATTTGGCCAGCTGTTTGCCAAACTAAAATTTGGGTTGGAAGTGCGAAGGTCGCTGACTCGCGTTTACCAGCGGATCGACGGTGTTCTTTCGTCTTCAGAATCCGGTGTCCATCAAAGTGATCCGTTTGAAGACGCCAACGCGATGTCGCGGCAGGAGTTGGCGGCCCTGCAGCTGGTGACGGAGAGACTTCTGAACCGGCCGGAGCTCAATCGGCAGGCCGTGATTTCCGTGACGGAGTTTGTCCGAACTGCTCCCTCGCAGGACCTGGCGTCGATTCGACCTCTTCAACTGGCAAGCCGCCTGAATCTTCCGGCGGAACTTCTCCTGGCAGTGGGTATCTGCGGTATATCCGAAGGACTATTCGAACTTGTCTGGAACGTCATCTGCCCATCATGTCGACTCGCTAGTCAGCATTACGACACCATGAAACTGCTGAAGGAGCACGATTATTGTGAAGCATGTGATTTTGAGTTTCGAACGGATTTCTCCAGTAACGTAGAGCTGACTCTTCGAGCCCATCCGAGGGTACGGAAAGCTGACCTGAGAAAATACTGTATTGGCAGCCCCGGACATTCACCGCACGTGGTCGCACAAATGCGGGTCGCACCAACAGAATCGCTTCGCCTGGGACTGGCATTGAAAACAGGGACTTACCTCCTCCGCAGCCCTCAGTTGTCTCAGCGTCTGTCATTTCGCGTTGAGCCGGAAGCTGACGGGGCAGGAAGCCGCGATTCGGGTGCCCAGCAGAGCCAGTTCAATTCTCAGAACGCGACTGAAATCGCTGTTCCTTTCAGTCACATGCGGCACCAATCACTGGATATCCGCATTTGTGTGCCTGAAGACTGGAATCACGATCTTCTTCGGTTTCGGCCCGGCAATCAGCTTGTGACCATCACGAACGATTCGGAAACCGAAGTGTTGATTCGAATTGAAGACACTTCGCACTCGGAAGAAGTCCTTAGTCTCGCAGCTGCGGTGTCAATGCCGCTCTTCCGTGAACTCCTGCCAACAGAGTCACCTACGCCTCAGCAGCTGGCGTCATTTACGCACGCAGTACTCGTGCAAACTCGCGTCTCGACTCGATCAGGAATCGAAGCTCCGCGAGAACAATGGATGCTGATGCAGGAACATCTGAACTTACTGCACGGACTCTGCCGCGAATGCGCTGGAAACTGGGTGAAAATCAAGGGACAAGGCGCGTTGATGTCCTTCTTTTCAGAAGCCGACGCAAACCGATTCGTCAATCGTCTTGCAGAAACGCACCCATTCGTTGCACCAGTTGTTGATGAATCCATCGAAACAAATGGCATCACCGAAGATTCGTGGAATGTAACGGCGGCCGTCGTCAGTGGACCAGTTCAGGTCATTGTTATTGACGGACGCATCGACTACCTCGGCCCGCTACTGGAAGAACTGGAGTTGTCCGTTGAAGAACAGGGACAGGCAGGCCAGATTCGCAAGTGA
- a CDS encoding FAD/NAD(P)-binding oxidoreductase: MSHHQIVIVGGGTAGITTAARLCNADPSLDVAIIEPSEKHYYQPLWTLVGGGIFKPGESGRDEAGLIPYGVKWIRDFVASFSPASNSVTTRNGDTITYDYLIVAPGIQINWDKVKGLKESVGKDGVCSNYSINTVASTWEFIRNLKQGVALFTQPAGAVKCGGAPQKICYLAEDHFRRSGVRDKIQVIFTLAGPRLFAVERYREILEKVAERKGVEPRFRHNLVEVRSASKEAIYQHMDTHEEIVIKYDMIHVTPPMGAPDFVASSELAGEGGWVDVDKHTLQHTRFDNVFGLGDASSLPTSKTGAAVRKQAPVLVSNLFSLMKKEPLTARYDGYTSCPVVTGYDSLVLAEFDYSGQPSETFPFDQAQERFSMFLLKKYGLPALYWHGMLRGRA, from the coding sequence ATGAGTCATCATCAGATTGTTATTGTTGGTGGAGGCACTGCTGGTATCACCACTGCCGCTCGACTTTGCAATGCCGATCCATCGCTGGATGTGGCCATCATTGAACCGTCCGAAAAACACTATTACCAGCCGCTGTGGACACTGGTCGGCGGTGGTATTTTCAAGCCGGGAGAATCGGGCCGCGATGAAGCGGGATTGATACCTTACGGCGTCAAATGGATCAGGGATTTTGTGGCCTCGTTTTCACCTGCGTCCAACAGTGTGACAACTCGCAACGGCGACACGATCACTTACGACTATCTGATCGTCGCTCCTGGAATTCAGATCAACTGGGACAAGGTAAAGGGACTGAAGGAATCGGTTGGCAAAGACGGAGTTTGCAGCAACTATTCTATCAATACCGTCGCCAGCACCTGGGAGTTTATTCGAAATCTGAAGCAGGGTGTCGCGTTGTTTACTCAGCCCGCTGGAGCCGTTAAGTGTGGTGGTGCACCTCAGAAGATCTGTTATCTGGCCGAAGATCATTTTCGCCGCAGTGGTGTTCGCGACAAGATCCAGGTCATCTTCACGCTGGCCGGGCCACGTCTGTTCGCCGTGGAACGCTACCGTGAGATCCTTGAGAAAGTGGCTGAACGCAAAGGCGTGGAACCTCGATTTCGCCACAACCTGGTGGAAGTTCGATCGGCTTCGAAGGAAGCCATCTACCAGCACATGGACACTCACGAAGAAATCGTCATCAAGTATGACATGATTCACGTGACACCGCCGATGGGGGCACCGGACTTTGTCGCCAGCAGCGAACTTGCTGGTGAAGGTGGCTGGGTGGATGTCGACAAGCACACCCTGCAGCACACTCGGTTCGACAACGTATTTGGGCTGGGTGATGCCTCCAGCTTACCGACATCCAAAACCGGAGCCGCTGTGCGAAAACAGGCTCCAGTGCTGGTCAGCAATTTGTTTTCGCTGATGAAAAAGGAACCTCTCACTGCCCGCTATGACGGTTACACTTCGTGTCCCGTTGTCACCGGTTACGACAGTCTCGTGCTGGCGGAATTCGACTACAGCGGCCAGCCCAGCGAGACATTTCCATTCGATCAGGCTCAGGAACGCTTCAGCATGTTCCTGCTGAAAAAATATGGCCTGCCCGCTCTTTACTGGCACGGAATGCTGCGTGGTCGAGCGTAA
- a CDS encoding DUF1641 domain-containing protein, whose product MQAIPERPSIADRLNDPQTAEVLHRLLDRAQSMDQMLGTVGELPNMLAIAVDFFDATCRRAAEDGVDIETRAARLLKLLIQVTEPNNMQAMERLVSRLPRLEEGSALLDELPGLVATAMDVFDEWASRQKAQGIDLEQSVRRGLHAALYLGGKLNEAELSRIGFLLKSEVLSKNSVATVGMAGAALSSCHQGSCEHPVAKRVGFWGMLKAMRDPNTQRALSFALQFAKCFGGVLDKTPAGDLCSPMSSPSPSAKG is encoded by the coding sequence ATGCAAGCGATTCCGGAGCGTCCGTCGATAGCGGATCGACTCAACGATCCACAAACTGCAGAAGTTCTGCACCGGTTACTCGATCGTGCTCAATCGATGGACCAAATGCTCGGCACAGTGGGCGAACTGCCGAACATGCTGGCAATCGCAGTAGATTTCTTTGACGCCACTTGTCGCAGAGCGGCTGAAGATGGAGTTGATATCGAAACGCGAGCAGCTCGTCTGTTGAAGCTACTGATTCAAGTGACCGAACCCAATAACATGCAGGCCATGGAACGGCTTGTTTCGCGGTTGCCGAGGCTGGAAGAGGGAAGCGCCTTGCTGGATGAGCTTCCCGGTTTGGTGGCAACTGCCATGGACGTCTTTGACGAATGGGCCAGCCGTCAGAAAGCTCAGGGCATCGATCTTGAGCAAAGCGTTCGGCGGGGACTTCATGCCGCCCTGTATCTAGGCGGGAAACTTAACGAGGCAGAGCTCAGTCGCATTGGTTTCCTTCTGAAGTCAGAAGTCCTCAGCAAAAACTCGGTTGCCACGGTCGGTATGGCAGGCGCGGCGCTGTCCAGTTGTCATCAGGGATCCTGCGAACATCCTGTCGCCAAACGTGTGGGTTTTTGGGGCATGCTGAAGGCAATGCGAGACCCCAATACTCAAAGAGCTCTCTCGTTTGCTCTGCAGTTTGCCAAGTGCTTCGGTGGCGTCCTTGACAAGACACCCGCTGGCGATCTGTGCTCGCCAATGTCATCCCCCTCTCCATCTGCAAAAGGCTAG